In the genome of Chloroflexota bacterium, the window CGGCTAACGGTATTTGTAATAGCAGGAGCCACAACCAACATGGCTAAGCAAAAGTTTGAGCGGAATAAGCCCCACATCAACATTGGGACGATCGGGCACGTTGACCACGGCAAGACGACCTTGACCGCTGCCATCACCAAAACCATGGCACTGCGTGGCCGCGCTGAATTCCGCGCCTTCGACCAAATCGACA includes:
- the tuf gene encoding elongation factor Tu (EF-Tu; promotes GTP-dependent binding of aminoacyl-tRNA to the A-site of ribosomes during protein biosynthesis; when the tRNA anticodon matches the mRNA codon, GTP hydrolysis results; the inactive EF-Tu-GDP leaves the ribosome and release of GDP is promoted by elongation factor Ts; many prokaryotes have two copies of the gene encoding EF-Tu); amino-acid sequence: MAKQKFERNKPHINIGTIGHVDHGKTTLTAAITKTMALRGRAEFRAFDQID